The Actinoplanes sp. N902-109 genomic interval ACTCGCCGTGCTCGGTGGGCAGCCGGGTCTCCACGACCCGCTCGACCTGCCGCTCGTGGCGCCGCCGGTACTCGATGAGGGCGGCGATGCTGATCAGCGCCAGGTCGTGCTCGGCCGCGAAGACCTCCAGCTGGGGGCGGCGCATCATGGTGCCGTCGTCGTTGACCATCTCGCACAGCACCCCGGCCGGCCGCAGCCCGGCCAGCACCGCCAGGTCGATCGCCGCCTCGGTGTGCCCGGCCCGGCGCAGCACCCCGCCCGGCCGGGCCCGCAGCGGCACCACGTGCCCGGGCCGGGTCAGATCGGTGGGCCTGGTGTCCGCACCGGCCAGCAACCGGATCGTGTGCGCCCGGTCGGCGGCCGAGATGCCGGTGGCCACGCCCGCGGCCGCGTCGACGGTCACCGCGTAGGCGGTGCCGCGCCGGTCCTGGTTGGTGTGGAACATCGGCGGCAGGTCGAGCCGGTCGGCCTCCTCCTCGGTCAGCGGCACGCAGATGAAGCCCGAGGAGTAGCGGACCATGAACGCCACCAGCTCCGGGGTGGCCAGCTCGGCGGCGAAGATCAGGTCGCCCTCGTTCTCGCGGTCCTCGTCGTCGACCACGATGACCGCCTTGCCCGCGGCCATGTCGGCCACGGCCCGCTCGATGTCAGCGAACATGACGCTCCCCCAGCAGCTTCTCGACGTACTTGGCGATGACGTCCACCTCGAGGTTCACCGGGTCGCCGACGGCCTTGCCGCCGAGCACGGTGAGCTTGAGCGTGGTGGGGATCAGCCCGACGCTGAACGTGTCGGTGGTCACCGCCATCACGGTCAGCGACACCCCGTCGACGGTGATCGAGCCCTTCTCCACCACGTAGCGGGACAGCTCGGCCGGCAACGAGAAGGTCAGCACCTCCCACTGCTCGGCCGGCTCGCGCGACACGATCCGCGCGACCCCGTCGACGTGCCCCTGCACCAGGTGGCCGCCGAGCCGGGTGCCCGCCGTGGCCGCGCGTTCCAGGTTGACCGGCGAGCCCACCCCGAGCGCGCCCAGCGAGGTGCGGCGCAGGCTCTCCCCCATGACGTCCGCGGTGAAGACGCCGTTGTCGTTGTCGATCACGGTCAGGCAGACCCCGTTGACGGCGATGGAGTCGCCGTGCTTGGCGTCGGTGGTGACGACGGGCCCACGGACGGCGAGCACCGCCGAGTCGCCCCCCGCCGCGGTGAGACGCACGACCTCACCCAGTTCCTCGACGATGCCGGTGAACATCAGACCCCCTTGTCGCGCAGTGTCGCGGTGAACCGCAGATCCGGGCCGATCCGCGTGATGTCGGTGAACTCGAGCTCGATCGCCTCGGCGATGGTGGTGACTCCCGCGTCGAGCAGCGCGGTGCGCCCGGCGCCGAGCAGCTTGGGCGCCACGTAGCCGACCACCCGGTCGACCAGCCCGGCCGCCAGGAAGCCACCGGCCAGCGTCGGGCCGCCTTCCAGCAGCACCGCCCGGACGCCGCGGGCGTACAGCTCGGTGAGCACCGCGGTCAGGTCCACCCGGCCGTCCGGGCCGGCGCCGACCGCGGCCGCCGTCGCGATCCAGGTGGCTGCCGCGTCGTCGTGCACCCGGGCCGCGGCGGGGGTACGGCCGGAGCTGTCGACGATCACCCGCAGCGGCTGCCGCCCGGCGAGCGAGCCGTCGGCCGGGTCGCGCACGGTGAGCTGCGGGTCGTCGGCCAGCACCGTGCCGACCCCGGCCACGATGGCATCGACCGTGCCGCGCAGCCGGTGCACATCGGCCCGGGCCGGCTCGGCGGTGATCCACTTGCTGGTGCGGTCGGCCGCGGCCGAGCGCCCGTCCAGCGTGGCGGCGTACTTCCAGGTCACGTAGGGGCGGCCGCGGCGTACGGCGGTCAGCCAGGCCACGTTGCCGCGCTCGGCCTCGGCACGCAGCACCCCGGTCTCCACCAGCACCCCGGCGGCACGCAGGGTGCCGGCCCCACCGGCCGCCGCGGGCGTCGGGTCGTCCACCGCGATGACCACGCGGGCGACCCCGGCCTCGAGCAGCGCCCGGGCGCAGGGGCCGGTGCGCCCGGTGTGGTTGCACGGTTCGAGGGTCACCACCGCGGTGCCGCCGCGGGCCCGCGCACCGGCCTGGGCGAGCGCGACGACCTCGGCGTGCGGGCCACCGGCGTACGCATGGAAGCCCTCGCCGGCGATCTCACCGCCGGCGTCGAGCAGCACACAGCCGACCACCGGGTTGGGGCTGGTGCTGCCGAGGCCGCGGGCGGCCAGCGCGATCGCGCGGCGCATCGCCTCGTCCACGGTGACCATCTGTGCGGCATCTCCCTCGCGACGGAACGGTCACGCGCGACGAGAGGGGAGAAAACGCCGGGAAAAGGACGACCGGGAACGCACCCGGTCGCAGGCGGCCGACAGCGGCGCCCACAGTCCTGTCCCGCGCGCTGTCTCCCATCCGGACTGTCGGACCGGGCGGCTCAGCTGTCGGTCGGACAGCACCGCTCGATCCACCGTCGGCCCCGGATTCTCACCAGGTCCACCGGCCGCCGAGGTGCGGCGTCCGGGTCGCGGGCTTACTCCCCCGGCTGGGGAAGATCACCGCCGGTTCGGAATTTCACCGAGTCCCGCCAGCGCGTGGTGGGTCACCCCTGAGTCTGTCACGCCGCGCCCGTTTTGCCGACCGGTGCGTCGGCCACGTCACAGCGCTATGTCGTCCGGCTCCGGCTCGCTCTTGCGCCGGTCGATCGCCACGTACGAGCCGGGCTGGCTCTTGGCGACCTTCTTCATCTCCGAGGCGACCGCCACGACCTCGCGGTGATCGGTGTAGCTGCGTCCGCCCTCGGTCGACTGGGCGACCCCGATCGACAGGGTGACCAGGGCGGCCCGCTGCTTGCCGCCGCGCCGGTCGGGCACCTCGATGTAGCCGCGCTGGGCGTCCTCCGGGTCGTACAACTGGTCGGCCGCCGCCTCGAAGTCGGTGACCATGTGCTTGGTCATCGGCAGCACCTGGTCGGGGTGGCAGATGAACACGAAGTCGTCGCCGCCGATGTGGCCGAGGAAGACCGGCGGGCGCCCGGCCGCCATGGCCGCCCGGTGCACGCTGCGGGCGAGCGTGGTGATGAACTCGTCGCCGCGGTCGAACCCGTAGACATCGTTGACCGGCTTGAACCGGTCGATGTCGATGTAGCCGACGGAGAAGTCGCCGCCGCCCTTCATCCGCTCGACGATCTCCCGGGTGACCCGCGCGTTGCCGGGCAGCCCGGTCAGCGGGGACACCTCGCGGAACTCCTTGGTGCGCCGCAGCGTGGAGGCGACCCGGGCGATCAGCTCGGCGGTGTCGAACGGTTTGACCAGGTAGTCGTCGACGCCCGCGGTCAGCCCGACGACCTTGTCCACGGTCATGCCCTTGGCGGTCAGCATGATCACCGGCAGCGCGGAGGTGAGCGGCTCGGCCCGCAGCCGGCGGGTCAGCTCGACGCCGTCCATCACCGGCATCATCCAGTCGACCACGGCGAGATCGGGACGGCGGGTCTCCATCAGCTCGAGCGCCTCCTGGCCGTTGCGGGCCCGGAGCACCTCGAAGCCGTGCACCTGCAGATTGAAGGCGACGAACCCGGCGATGTCCTCGTCGTCATCGACGATCATGACCAGGTCGGGCCGGTCGGCCGGGTCGGCACCCGGCGCGTCGTTGACGGTCAACGGCACCGAGCTCATGCCCGGACAGTAACGCTCTCGGCGAGGGCCTTCAACCTGCGAACCGCCTCGGCCGGATTCTCGGCACCGTAGACCGCCGTGCCCGCGACGAACGCATCCGCCCCGGCCTCGGCCGCCTGCTCGATGGTGTCGGCCGCGACGCCGCCGTCGACCTCAAGGCGTACCTGCAGGTCCTTGGCCCGGATCCGGCGGCGCACGTCGCGCACCTTGTCGAGCATCTCCGGCAGGAACTTCTGCCCGCCGAACCCGGCCTTGATCGTCATGATCAGCACGGTGTCGAGGTAGGGCAGCAGCTCCAGGTAGGGCTCGACCGGCGTGTCCCGGTCGATCGCCAGCCCGGCCTTGGCCCCGGCCGCGCGCAGCGTCTTGGCCAGCGCCACCGGGTCCTCGCAAGCCTCAGCGTGGAAGGTGACGTTGTGCGCGCCGGCCTCGGCGTAACCGGGCGCCCAGCGCTCCGGGTCGGTGATCATCAGGTGCACGTCGAACGGGATCGCCGTGGCCCGGCGCAGGCTCTGCACGACCGGCAGGCCGATCGTCAGGTTGGGCACGAAGTGGTTGTCCATCACGTCGACATGCACCCAGTCAGCGGCGCCCTCGATGTCGTGCACGGCGTCGGCCAGCCGCGCGAAATCGGCGGCGAGGATGCTGGGGGCGATGATCGGCGATGGCTGCACGAACTGAAGTGTAGGACCTCAGCGGGTACGGACGGAGAGGCGCTCCTGGAACGCCGCGCTGTCATTGGTGCGGGGGAAGTCCGTGCCCGGCACCGGGACCCCGAGGAACTCGCACAGCGGCGCCCAGCCGTCCTTGACCTCGAACTCCAGCAGCCGGTCGGCGGGCACCTCGCGGCGGACGGCGGCGTTGTGCTCCTCGAACACCCGGATCGCGTGGTCCCGGTCGGTGAACCGGCCGCCGAACGTGCCCTCCCAGACGATCCGGTGCGTCATGCCGACCTGCACCTCCACCCCCGCCGGTGCGTGCTGCGCGGCCTGGAAGATGGTGTTGCACGCGCTCTCGTACCACTTGCCGGGGTCGCGGACGGTGAGGATCACCTTGGCGTCCGGGTGGGCGGCGACGAGCTCACGCCAGAAGAACGTGCCCGGCCAGTCCACGGTCGAGCGGCAGCCGGCCAGTGCCTTGCCGAGCGCGTGGCCGTCACCGTCGGCGGCCCGCTGGAACAGCGCGGCGCGACCGGGGTCGTCGAGCAGCGGCAGCATGTGCATGCACGGGCCGAAGCCGAGCTGTTCCAGGGCCGTCTTGAGGCTGAGTGTGCCGGTCCGTCCGAATCCTGCTCCGATGACGTCCATGGGCCCGGTTTAACCGGACTTTGTCGACCCGAAACGTGAACTTTCAGCTCGTACGGCGCAGGACGGCCAGGAACATCGCGTCGGTGCCGTGCCGGTGCGGCCAGAGCTGCACCGTCGGGCCCGGGCCGAGCTTGGGCATGCCCGGCGGCAGCAGCGGGCGCGCGTCCACGAAATCGACGTCGACACCGCTGCGGCGGGCGCCCTCGCTCACCGTCACCTGCGTCTCCACCATGTGCGGTGAGCAGGTCACGTACGCCACGACGCCACCGGGTCGCACCGCCCGCAGCGCCGCCACCAGCAGCTCGCGCTGCAACCGGGTCAGCGGCGGCAGGTCGGCCGGCTTGCGCCGCCAGCGCGACTCCGGGCGCCGGCGCAGCGAACCCAGGCCGGTGCAGGGCGCGTCCACCAGCACCCGGTCGAAGCCCTCCTCGGGCAGGTCGGGGTCGCGGCCCACGGTGCGGCCGTCGGTCGGCAGGACGGTGACCGGCAGCCCGGTGGTGGCCTGCTCGACCAGCCGCGCCCGGTGATCCGCCACCTCCACCGCGGTCACCTCGGCACCGCGCTGGGCGGCGATCGAGCCGATCAGCCCGGTCTTGCCGCCGGGGCCCGCGCACAGGTCCAGCCAGCGGGCGTCGCGGCCCTCGACCGGCGCGGCCAGCAGCGCCGCCGCGACCAGCTGCGAGCCCTCGTCCTGCACGTGCGCGCGGCCGTCACGGATCGCGGCCAGCTCGGCCGGCGAGCCGCCGTGGTTCAGATACACCGAGTACGGCGAGAAGGCACCGGGCACCCCGCCCACCTCGTCGGCCAGCTCCACCGCGTCGGCCCGGCCCGGGCGGGCGCACAGGTGCACCACCGGCGGCTGGTTGTCCTCGATCAGCAGCCGGGCGGTGTCCTCCAGGTCGCCGCCGAGCGACTCGGCGAACGAGCGGATCACCCACTCCGGATGGTTGTGCACCACCGCGAGGTTGCCGACCGGGTCCTGCTCGTAGGCCGGCGCCAGCCGGGTCAGCCAGTCGTCCAGACCGGTCTCGGAGATGCCGCGCATGACCGCGTTGGCGAAGCCCGCGGCGCCCGGCGCGACCGAGCGGACCAGGTCGACGGTCTGGTTGACCGCGGCGTGCGCCGGGACCCGGGTGAACAACAGCTGATAGGCACCCAGCCGGAGCGCGTCGCGGGCGGGCGGGTCGATCCGGGCCACGTCGCGGTCCGCGGCCGACGCGATGATCAGGTCGAGGGTGCCCAGCGCCCGCAGCGTGCCGTAGGTCAGCTCGGTCGCGAACGCCGCGTCCCGGCCCTGCAGGCCCATGCCCCGCAGGATGTCGGCGAGGACCAGGTTGGCGTAGGCGTCGTCGCGGTGCACGGCCGCGATCGCCTCGTACGCCGCCTGGCGCGCCGGGTCGGACGGCGGGCGCCCGGCCCGCGGGGCCCGGCCGGTGCGCGCGTCACGGTCCTGGGTGCGGCCGTAGCCGGGACCGCCCGGCCGGCGCGGGCGGCCGGTGTTGTGCGGGCGGTCGGCGCGGTGCTCGGAACTCACTGAAACTGCTCTCCTGGATCGATCCGCAGACCTCGGGCCCAGTCGGTGGCCGACATGGGCTTCTTCCCGGCGGCGCGGACCTCGCCGAGGATGACGGGGGTGGTGGCGGTGCCGGCGAGCACCTGCTGCCGCTCGACCAGCAGCTCACCCGGCGCCAGCGGGGCACCGGCGTTGGCCACCGGGCGCACCGGGCCCAGCTTGAGCCGCTCGCCGCGCAGGGTGGTCCATGCGCCGGGCGCCGGGGTGCACGCACGGATGCGCCGGTCGACCGCGAACGCCGGGTCACCCCAGCGGACCCGGGCGTCCTCCACCGTGATCTTGGGCGCCGACGAGACGCCGTGGGCCGGCTGCGGGTGCGCCCGCGCCGTGCCCGCCTCGATCGCGTCGAGCACCGCGACCAGCAGCCCGGCGCCCTCGGTGGCGAGCCGGGCCAGCAGGTCACCGGAGGTGTCGGCGGGCCGCACCTGCTCGGTGAGCGTGCCGTAGACCGGGCCGGTGTCCATGCCCGCCTCCAGCTCGAACACGCTGGCCCCGGTGACCTCGTCACCGTGCAGGACGGCGTGCTGCACCGGCGCCGCGCCGCGCCACGCGGGCAGCAGCGAGAAGTGCAGGTTGATCCAGCCGTGCTCGGGGATCTCGAGCGCGCTCGGCGGCACCAGCGCGCCGTAGGCGACCACGGGCACGCAGTCCGGGGCGATCGCCCGCAGCCGCTCCTGGAACTCCGGCTCGCGCGGGCGCTGCGGGGTGAGCACCTCGATGCCCCGCTCGTCGGCCCACGCACCAGCGGGCGAGCGCATCAGCTTGCGCCCGCGCCCGGCC includes:
- a CDS encoding bifunctional 3,4-dihydroxy-2-butanone-4-phosphate synthase/GTP cyclohydrolase II; protein product: MFADIERAVADMAAGKAVIVVDDEDRENEGDLIFAAELATPELVAFMVRYSSGFICVPLTEEEADRLDLPPMFHTNQDRRGTAYAVTVDAAAGVATGISAADRAHTIRLLAGADTRPTDLTRPGHVVPLRARPGGVLRRAGHTEAAIDLAVLAGLRPAGVLCEMVNDDGTMMRRPQLEVFAAEHDLALISIAALIEYRRRHERQVERVVETRLPTEHGEFTAVGYRAAVDGSEHVALLHGDLGDGEDVLVRVHSECLTGDVFGSVRCDCGPQLDAALDRIAAAGRGVVLYMRGHEGRGIGLLHKLQAYQLQDRGLDTVDANLELGLPADARDYGTGAQILYDLGVRSMRLLTNNPAKRAGLEGYGLTVTGREALPVRLHPENVRYLRTKRDRMGHLFEALG
- a CDS encoding riboflavin synthase; translated protein: MFTGIVEELGEVVRLTAAGGDSAVLAVRGPVVTTDAKHGDSIAVNGVCLTVIDNDNGVFTADVMGESLRRTSLGALGVGSPVNLERAATAGTRLGGHLVQGHVDGVARIVSREPAEQWEVLTFSLPAELSRYVVEKGSITVDGVSLTVMAVTTDTFSVGLIPTTLKLTVLGGKAVGDPVNLEVDVIAKYVEKLLGERHVR
- the ribD gene encoding bifunctional diaminohydroxyphosphoribosylaminopyrimidine deaminase/5-amino-6-(5-phosphoribosylamino)uracil reductase RibD; the protein is MVTVDEAMRRAIALAARGLGSTSPNPVVGCVLLDAGGEIAGEGFHAYAGGPHAEVVALAQAGARARGGTAVVTLEPCNHTGRTGPCARALLEAGVARVVIAVDDPTPAAAGGAGTLRAAGVLVETGVLRAEAERGNVAWLTAVRRGRPYVTWKYAATLDGRSAAADRTSKWITAEPARADVHRLRGTVDAIVAGVGTVLADDPQLTVRDPADGSLAGRQPLRVIVDSSGRTPAAARVHDDAAATWIATAAAVGAGPDGRVDLTAVLTELYARGVRAVLLEGGPTLAGGFLAAGLVDRVVGYVAPKLLGAGRTALLDAGVTTIAEAIELEFTDITRIGPDLRFTATLRDKGV
- a CDS encoding response regulator, producing MSSVPLTVNDAPGADPADRPDLVMIVDDDEDIAGFVAFNLQVHGFEVLRARNGQEALELMETRRPDLAVVDWMMPVMDGVELTRRLRAEPLTSALPVIMLTAKGMTVDKVVGLTAGVDDYLVKPFDTAELIARVASTLRRTKEFREVSPLTGLPGNARVTREIVERMKGGGDFSVGYIDIDRFKPVNDVYGFDRGDEFITTLARSVHRAAMAAGRPPVFLGHIGGDDFVFICHPDQVLPMTKHMVTDFEAAADQLYDPEDAQRGYIEVPDRRGGKQRAALVTLSIGVAQSTEGGRSYTDHREVVAVASEMKKVAKSQPGSYVAIDRRKSEPEPDDIAL
- the rpe gene encoding ribulose-phosphate 3-epimerase, with amino-acid sequence MQPSPIIAPSILAADFARLADAVHDIEGAADWVHVDVMDNHFVPNLTIGLPVVQSLRRATAIPFDVHLMITDPERWAPGYAEAGAHNVTFHAEACEDPVALAKTLRAAGAKAGLAIDRDTPVEPYLELLPYLDTVLIMTIKAGFGGQKFLPEMLDKVRDVRRRIRAKDLQVRLEVDGGVAADTIEQAAEAGADAFVAGTAVYGAENPAEAVRRLKALAESVTVRA
- a CDS encoding sulfotransferase family protein — its product is MDVIGAGFGRTGTLSLKTALEQLGFGPCMHMLPLLDDPGRAALFQRAADGDGHALGKALAGCRSTVDWPGTFFWRELVAAHPDAKVILTVRDPGKWYESACNTIFQAAQHAPAGVEVQVGMTHRIVWEGTFGGRFTDRDHAIRVFEEHNAAVRREVPADRLLEFEVKDGWAPLCEFLGVPVPGTDFPRTNDSAAFQERLSVRTR
- a CDS encoding RsmB/NOP family class I SAM-dependent RNA methyltransferase, with the protein product MSSEHRADRPHNTGRPRRPGGPGYGRTQDRDARTGRAPRAGRPPSDPARQAAYEAIAAVHRDDAYANLVLADILRGMGLQGRDAAFATELTYGTLRALGTLDLIIASAADRDVARIDPPARDALRLGAYQLLFTRVPAHAAVNQTVDLVRSVAPGAAGFANAVMRGISETGLDDWLTRLAPAYEQDPVGNLAVVHNHPEWVIRSFAESLGGDLEDTARLLIEDNQPPVVHLCARPGRADAVELADEVGGVPGAFSPYSVYLNHGGSPAELAAIRDGRAHVQDEGSQLVAAALLAAPVEGRDARWLDLCAGPGGKTGLIGSIAAQRGAEVTAVEVADHRARLVEQATTGLPVTVLPTDGRTVGRDPDLPEEGFDRVLVDAPCTGLGSLRRRPESRWRRKPADLPPLTRLQRELLVAALRAVRPGGVVAYVTCSPHMVETQVTVSEGARRSGVDVDFVDARPLLPPGMPKLGPGPTVQLWPHRHGTDAMFLAVLRRTS
- the fmt gene encoding methionyl-tRNA formyltransferase translates to MRLVFAGTPEVTLPALDAIAASAHELVAVVTRPDAPAGRGRKLMRSPAGAWADERGIEVLTPQRPREPEFQERLRAIAPDCVPVVAYGALVPPSALEIPEHGWINLHFSLLPAWRGAAPVQHAVLHGDEVTGASVFELEAGMDTGPVYGTLTEQVRPADTSGDLLARLATEGAGLLVAVLDAIEAGTARAHPQPAHGVSSAPKITVEDARVRWGDPAFAVDRRIRACTPAPGAWTTLRGERLKLGPVRPVANAGAPLAPGELLVERQQVLAGTATTPVILGEVRAAGKKPMSATDWARGLRIDPGEQFQ